The Ricinus communis isolate WT05 ecotype wild-type chromosome 8, ASM1957865v1, whole genome shotgun sequence sequence TTGGATTCCCATCTGTATCACTTTACAACCCCAATTATCTGCATAGTTTTGACAGCTTCATATAAACTTACATGGTACACGTAACTGTCATCCTGAAAACTTTAGGTCATTTTCCTTAAATCAGTTGCAGTCTGCAACTTTCTTGTGCAGAACTGACTAATAAAGCGATTGAAGGTTTCAAGGGAATGTTTTATAATACAGTTTGTCAAAAGAATTCATTGAAGCATAAAGAGCCTAAGGGCCGGGTTATATACAAAAGTTAATTCCAATCCATCTGAATCAGGAATAAAGTGTTAGTATTTCTTTGTTCTGCACCTGGGCACTTCTTTGCCACGGACATGCGCACATATGAATGCACAAGAGGGTCTACTGTTTAATCAAGTGAAAAAATTTAGATCAAATGGTAGACATTAAGACATCCGTGCCTCGTCTGCTTGTGTGCTTGAGTGCACTGAATCAGAATCCTCTGCACTCTGGTTTCCTATGGTTCCATATCATCCAACTTTATTTTGCTTGCTGCATCTGTAGCAAACAGAACATGGTAGGCTTTCTTGGTGGGGTAGTGTGTATGCATCTGATGCTTGAATTGCAAGATATTGGCACTTCAGTGTACTTATCATATGCAATTTATATTTCAGATCAAGGAGACATGATCTTAATTCAGATCATTGCTACTTAAATCTGCCATCACAACAAACAATTAAGATGAAAACTCAATTTCAATTGGTattgaataattttcttaatgatcaaaatttgatatttgacATAGATAGACcaacattattttcttaaatatttcttacagaaaaatgtataaattctTTGTAGCTCGCTGCAATATAGAACAAGATAATCCCTTTGCTCTCACTAATATCAGTGAATGATAGACAAGAAATTCAAACTCGAGAATTcttaattgattatattttaaattttatacaaattgatataatatgcattttaaaaagcatatacatatataaaagattatcattatattatagacactttttattagtttatttatttatttattatggcaTACTCGACACCAacattatttaattgattatcaaattacaaggattaaattaaatctaattcttgattgattatcaaaagaaaataatataaggatttaaaaattaaagaaaaagaatctttTTTATTGCATTATCTATTAACGAatccaaaaaatataaatgtattttcttttttctaagaaaaaaaaggaaaataacaaaataggCCCCAAAAAAGACGGAGCTTCAATGATAGGTCAAAACGGCAAGTCCGTCAGACTGTCACCTGACACCTGTTTATCAGGTAGATTTCATTTACAGCCTTTTTTTTGCTTAGCAACCAATCTCCTCTGCTTGACCGGTTGCCCAATAaactacaaaaataaattaatttttttatctaaaggaaaaattgaaattaattcgAAAGCAAACATCTTTAATAAATCAAAGGTTATGTTCTCTTTTGAATGCCTTAAACCCTGAATTCTTTGATCACTATATTATGTCTATTAATTATCAGGGTTCGTGAAGAATCTTGATTCCTGACTTacccttttcttctcttcaatTAAAGGTTAGAGCTTCATGGTTAAATTTGTTTggcatttatattttcttttctgtttttttttttttcaactttttggtttttttttattcatatcaATTTCTGTTTGTTGATCTGTTCATGTTTTGTTTGAAAATCTGGTAGTGTTTTGGCGGCTTCCGTTTTGTGGGTATGTTGCTAAAATGGAGACACTTTCAAGTTTTTTTGCTTACATAGGATTTTGGTAAATTGTTGAAGTATTTGTAGGTTTTATTAATTGTTGTACTGCAATTTTATGAGAAATGTACTGGGTTTTTGTTTCTATGATGTTTTTTCTTCGTTATTTCATATCTGTGTGATTACGGTGGCATATGATTTGAATATGTTTAATCTTTCTAGCTGAAAAATTTAGATTGGAAATGCTGTTTGGGAAAGATCTCTTTGATGGATTATTTGCTCTAAAGCTTATTTGAATAAACATGAGAGAAGGCACCAGACAACAAATATTTGTTTCTTGGTGGTTTGACAATCTTTGAGTCTTGAAGAATTTGTTTGAAATCAGTAATGAGGAGGTTACTGACAATAGGATGTTTGATGGGTTTTGCAagattagtttcagttattttgtatttagCTCTTGATTGGTGCAGAGGTTTATTTTCATCCTGCATGATATGATACCTTATATGATGGCAAGACAGCTAGCTCTTAGGGTTAGTCTTGTGATGAACTCATCATCATTGGTATGATAAATTGCATCATTGATTGATCTGTATATTACGTTAGACcgtaatttgatttttagatGGGTTCGTTTTTATCTTTGATCTGGAAGAGAAAAGGGGGCCTTTCTTTATTGTACTTTTCCCTTAAGTTCCCCATGGAGCTATTTAAGGATACTTTCTTGgcatttattgttatttttgtgAAAGATATGTTCTGTTGTCatctattgttattttatggTCAATAAATGGATAAGATCTAAGATTCACCTTCCATAATCTGCTTGTATGATTtgcaactttttctttttgcggTTTAGATGTGTGTGTATGTGGAATAGGGCGGGCTTTTATGTGGTTTTATGTCAACCAACCAAGCATTTTCGTTTTGCACAACGTGTGATAGTAATAGTCAGGCGTTAATCAAGtgaatgataaataatatgaGCTTGTTTTCATTCATCTGCATTTTATGCATTCTTTTCTACTCATATTCATGCTGTAGCCATTCTGAGTTTTGGATATAGGATTAGACCTGTttcatattgttgtttatcAATTTGCTTTCCTTTTCTGGTATCTGGGCATGTTTTCCAAGAAGTGTGGAGTATCATGTTGATTGTAAAGCATGTTGGGTATGATAACAGAAGACAAGAATCATGTACATGCTGCATCTTGTTGCTTGCGTATTCTTACTCTATGCTTATCTGACACATCCATGCCTAACAGGACGCATGTCTAGCCCTGGTGACAGAAGTGGTAGCGAATGGATAGAGAGAATCAAATCAGAGGGAGCTGTGCCACTACTTGAACCAGATGACTGTCCAAATGGTTGGGCTTCTCCACCTGGAGACACATTCATGGTAAGAGGTCCAGACTACTTGACGACCAAGGTTAAAATCCCTGCTGGAGATTATCTTCTGAAGCCTATTGGATTTGACTGGATTAAAAGTTCTACCAAGATTGGGGAAGTTTTGAAAAATCCAAACAGCCGTGTGAGGAAGGTTATTGATGATCAGTTTCAGACAGGTGATAAGCCTTTTGTTTGGGCATTCAATTTACAAGTTCCTAGTAAGGATAATTTTAGTGCCGTGGCCTATTTTGTTGCCACAGAACCTGTTACAGAGGGAACTTTGATGGATCAGTTCTTGAAAGGGGACGATGCATTTAGAAATTCAAGGCTTAAGCTGATTGCAAACATTGTCAAAGGCCCCTGGATTGTTAGAAAGGCAGTTGGGGAGCAGGCTGTGTGCATAATTGGGCGTGCCCTTACCTGTAAATACTGTGTAGCTGAGGATTTTATAGAAGTAGATGTGGATATAGGTTCATCTGTGGTTGCAAGTGCAATAGTTCATCTTGCGTTTGGTTACATCACAATGCTAACTGTAGACATAGCTTTTGTCATTGAGGGTCAAACTGAGTCTGAGCTTCCAGAAAAACTCTTAGGTGCTTTCAGATTCTCTGATCTTAACCCTGCTTCTGCTCATTCATTTGAGCCATCACCTTATGGAAGTTCTGATAGTTTGCAGTCCTCATTGCCAACACGTTTGTGGAAGTCTCTTGGACAAGGGTTCTCTCAACTTCTTCATCCAGGTGCGCAAGAGAGTGGTTCTACCACTGACTCAGCCCATGTTAATGGAAATTCCAATCATGAAGACCACAGTGAATATGTGAAGAAATGGTAAGGAGTTGttatttatgatttcttttgaGACACGCATACATTTGAGCTagtaaaatttcaatttcagtTCACTCTGAAACTAGAGTTCATGGAAAGACCTTTGACAAAATCCTTTGTGTTAATTTGCTGCTGAAGGAGGTTATTATGATCTCCAAAATGAGACTTCTTATGTTTAAGAAATAAACTAACTATACATGCTGACTAGTGTCCTACCACATGAATAAATCAAAACTAGTCGTATAGTTATTCGTGTCGtagagtttcttttcttttcttttgtttcttatatACGATTCATTGATTTTATGCTATTGTATTATCATTATACCATTTTGGCATGATAAAAGATggaatttttcatttaatagaAGATTcacccattttcttttctattatgcGTCTCAGTACTAACCTcttatcataatatttttttatgatataaaaGCTTATGAAGCAATGGCATGGTTAAAATCCTTGTTCAGTATATAACTTTCTTTGACATCTTGATCGGTCTTAAAGAATAGTAAACAGTAATTTTCAAGTTCATGACATGTTCTTTGTATGACTTCATCTCctcttttaacaaattatatgTCTGCAGCAGATAAATCAGATGCTTCTGTCCAAGTTCATACCATGTTCTTTGTATGACCTCATCTCCTCTATTAATCTTTTAACAATTATATGTCTGCAGATAAATCAGATACTTCTGTCTGTCAGGAGTGCATACATTCTGCTGATAATTGAAGCATTGATTGGTCGCAATTCCACTTGATTTTTGCGATTTGTTTCATTGTAGTAGTTAGCATATTATTGTATGGAGGTGGCAGTGAAGTAGtttcttatataatttgtTAGCAAgatagtaaatttatttataggcagttcatttttataaaatttatttctgtttataATTGATGAATAGTACAAACTTCATTTCAAAGCTCATCTTCAAGTTCTTGAttttcacttttttcttttttttttctttttaatctccAAATAGGAAACAAGAAATTTCAATTCTAGAGACAAACTTGGTTTCTATATAgaaccttatatatatatatatatatatatatatatatatatatgctcacatctcttctttattttatttttttagcctttgataaaattataaacggattgataaatatatatttttttgttgcaAGTTGATACTgtgtaattaaatatacatttaacttaattcttataaatgtTATTATTCTGTCCAGTAaagttattataaatattattagtaaacacaattttatttcaaatttagagTTCAATTGTATAATCAACCAACaattatttaagtattttttgCCATATCTTATTGACGAAgaattgtttatttatttttttatttttaatgattttataattttgttattattaaaataagtcATCGGCCCCTCCCATGTAGTAATGGATTTACTCAAATCTCTTGTTCATTTTGTCGGataaagcaattaaaatagagCAGTGTTGACCAAAACATTGGATTATATATTCCTGTAGGAATAACAAAAGTCCTGAAATATTAAGAGTATTTCTGTCCTTTCAAAACTGAGGTTTTCAAAATCATGTATTTTGGGGTTTCTTGAAAACTACcaaaacaaaaagtaaaaCTCAGATTGAGCTGAAACCTAACCTGCTTTCTCACCCTCAAACCTCAATGCCAAATGCCCACTATCTCAGACCACTTCTCCAAAATACTAACCTGCTTGGGTAAAAGCTGTCACTCTTTTGGACAACCCATGTACTTCCCAAGTCAATAAATCAAGAACTTTAGAAAAGTTTAAGCAAGGTCTCAGCCACTGGTATTTTCTGACTCGTGACTAAATTTGAATTcccataaaaattataccttCCAGATGGAGGAGAGCAATCTGCAAAAGCATGCAACAACAGACAACATCCAAACTGCCAAAACCACCGACATATATGTTGCTTACAGTGTGTATGAAGGATAGACATGCATAGACTAACATAGAGTCTCAATGACAGGATAAATCCAAACTTTAAGGAAATCATACCCAAAGccacaagaaagaaagaagaaagtaaTGTACACAGGAAAAAACCAACCTAggagttaaaaaataaataaaaaacaaaaaagagttGCAAGAATCAGGTTTTAGAGGAAGCCCCTCCATGCCATATTCTCACATAAGGCAAAGAGAACTCATTGGGGAAGTTACAATGTCTATGAAGTACAGTCTTTTTACCCATCTAACACTTATCTCATAagttgaatttaataaattaagaggaaacaataaaaaatgttttagaaaattcctttttttccAATTAATTGCTATGAAATTCAGAACTCACTTATTCCTCCAAATGTcttgtctcatgaataatagCTCCGCATCAGGAAAACTAATGCATCAGTATCCTGCAAGGGTACATGTCCATCCCAATATCATGCTTGCCTAGGTTAGGAGATTTTCCATCATTGTAGTGCACCTAGGATACATGAGCATGTATACTGTCtaacatataataattaaatagttgggaatatcaaattttaaatattacagACTGGCCATATTTTCAGTCAAAATATATAGCCAACAAAATAAACAGCAAACCTACTCATTGCCTTATGGCTAAGTCAATAATCATAatagttatatattatatgaaatcATATGCATGGTCTGAGAATAGCTCAACTGAACTCCATATGCAAATGTAAAAATAGAGCTACATATATAGAACACCTACATGTATAAGATAGTTATATTTCACCGTAAAGCTATATGTGGAGATTGTTCCAAACAAAACATGCATTGTACAGTTATATCTGAAGTTCACTGTTATATTCTGCAAgcaaattcatttatatattacttGAAATGTGTTTGACAATAAACTAGCtgtttataattgaaattatgTGATTCGAGAGACCAATGAATCTGCAAAGGGAATTAAGGAAAATATCACCAATACACAGTGGTAGGGGGAAGATGATGGCTGATAACCTCATACACAAATCTGGGTAACAATGAATTGTGTCCTAATCCCTAAGGAAAAGATTCTTCCATAGTCAACCTGTTTTAAGGGATAAAGTCTCTTCCATTAAACAACTTCAACACCTTCAAGTGGTAATGCACTCATCTGCAAGGTTCTGCCATTCCCAAGAAACCGCACAGAAGGCAATGAAGCATCTGTAACAGATTCAATCtcaagaaaactaaaatcatAGGCACCAGATCGTTTTAAACTGAACATAAAGATGACCACAATCCATCCCAGCATTGAGATTGCCCAGAAATTGTTCATCCCATGAATCAAACCCCATGCAATAGAATATCCAACAATAATTCCCGATAAATGACCAAGAAAACTAGCTTGTGGAACTATAATGGATGTAAAGATTAACGACTCAAAAGGTGCGAAACTGATGGGAAGCGAAAGAAACCCAAAAAGGTCCAATTTGGAGGACGGTTGCTTCACGGAAAGAATTGTCATCCACCCAAAAACAACACAGGAATATCCAACAGCTGTCACTCTCCGAAAGTAGTCTACCTTGAATCTCTGTATCAATATACGGTACATTCCCAAAACTAACACCCCAGACAAGACGACTAACACAAGCGTGTAATGAAGATAATATGCAATACCAAGACCCATGTGTCCCAACTGTTCTACTACCCCAAGACTCCATAAAGCACTCATATTGAAAACAAGATGAAGAACACTAATATGTGAAAAAGCCGAAGTAATTATCCTCCAATGGTGCCCTTCAATGGCAGTTTCATAACTTAAGCCCACATGTGAATACCCAATGTTTTTCTTCTGAATATAAAACCATATGGCGCTGCATATCCCAATTATACAACTAGTAGCTGGTTTTTCCAAGATCTCATAAAACAGTGGCTTCCCCATCTGTAACAACACTTTAACCTTTTCCTTCTAAGATTCTCCCTCACTATGTATTAAATGAATCTCAATTATCAGAACACTCAATATTGAGATCACCATGGCGACTTCTACACTACAAACCATATACTATAGCTCCAGTGAAGCTCGAAAATCATgggttttatttaaaaatcagaACCTTATCACAATATGCTAAAACCCAACTCAAATCTCACCAAATTCAAGAGACGCAGATCAAATTAACACCCAAACATCTgccttttcttcaaaatcaaaCTATAAATTGTCTATTTAAGTAAAATCAATACAGAAGTGCAGAATATTATATCTACGAGAATGGAATCCACAATGGCACTCAGATAGATTTCAGATTCATATATGTGGAGAATTGagaaagagcaaataaagTGTGggtaattagggttttgagtATTGAAGAATTAAAGGAAATTAGGGTTAGAATGAACTGATATTCTCACCTGACAGCTGCAAATCGGATACGGGTGTTGTTGTGTTGTGTTGTGCTGTATTGCTTATGCTTGTTAGCTTCCTGGCTTTTCTGGGTGTTTCTGAACCCAAATatgtttcaaaatttataatatccATCATTAGCACCGGCAGCTCTTCAACTGCTATTCATATGTAGTAATTACTCAATTACCCTTGAAGTTTCCCTCTTTTCTCactttatctatttataattagttcTATTTATACTTGTTAGATTTATTCAgttgaaataaatttgaaattcttttatacGAAATTTATGTacttagtaaaataaaaatttaaaattttatataatttaagtcacaaaattaattataattacattatattctcataaaaaaataaaattttaaaataaattctacatTTATAAGGTATATatctcataatttttaaatatgttttaaattttataatttattttattttttaatttttatttcatttttttttatgtaagaTCGTtcagtttataaaattatcattttaagaatttttttttagtactTTATTAAGAGTATAGAATTTCTCGCTACTACTTTCATGTCCGCTTTTATATCTGTGTTTGAAGCTTGAGAAACTTGACTTcggtaaattttatattcttatttttgtgC is a genomic window containing:
- the LOC8287655 gene encoding protein ENHANCED DISEASE RESISTANCE 2 isoform X1, encoding MSSPGDRSGSEWIERIKSEGAVPLLEPDDCPNGWASPPGDTFMVRGPDYLTTKVKIPAGDYLLKPIGFDWIKSSTKIGEVLKNPNSRVRKVIDDQFQTGDKPFVWAFNLQVPSKDNFSAVAYFVATEPVTEGTLMDQFLKGDDAFRNSRLKLIANIVKGPWIVRKAVGEQAVCIIGRALTCKYCVAEDFIEVDVDIGSSVVASAIVHLAFGYITMLTVDIAFVIEGQTESELPEKLLGAFRFSDLNPASAHSFEPSPYGSSDSLQSSLPTRLWKSLGQGFSQLLHPGAQESGSTTDSAHVNGNSNHEDHSEYVKKW
- the LOC8287656 gene encoding RHOMBOID-like protein 13, encoding MGKPLFYEILEKPATSCIIGICSAIWFYIQKKNIGYSHVGLSYETAIEGHHWRIITSAFSHISVLHLVFNMSALWSLGVVEQLGHMGLGIAYYLHYTLVLVVLSGVLVLGMYRILIQRFKVDYFRRVTAVGYSCVVFGWMTILSVKQPSSKLDLFGFLSLPISFAPFESLIFTSIIVPQASFLGHLSGIIVGYSIAWGLIHGMNNFWAISMLGWIVVIFMFSLKRSGAYDFSFLEIESVTDASLPSVRFLGNGRTLQMSALPLEGVEVV
- the LOC8287655 gene encoding protein ENHANCED DISEASE RESISTANCE 2 isoform X2, with amino-acid sequence MSSPGDRSGSEWIERIKSEGAVPLLEPDDCPNGWASPPGDTFMVRGPDYLTTKVKIPAGDYLLKPIGFDWIKSSTKIGEVLKNPNSRVRKVIDDQFQTGDKPFVWAFNLQVPSKDNFSAVAYFVATEPVTEGTLMDQFLKGDDAFRNSRLKLIANIVKGPWIVRKAVGEQAVCIIGRALTCKYCVAEDFIEVDVDIGSSVVASAIVHLAFGYITMLTVDIAFVIEGQTESELPEKLLGAFRFSDLNPASAHSFEPSPYGSSDSLQSSLPTRLWKSLGQGFSQLLHPGAQESGSTTDSAHVNGNSNHEDHSEYVKK